The proteins below are encoded in one region of Juglans microcarpa x Juglans regia isolate MS1-56 chromosome 4D, Jm3101_v1.0, whole genome shotgun sequence:
- the LOC121261370 gene encoding kinesin-like protein KIN-14S isoform X6, with translation MDVKTPLEDSISRSEHTQEIETSQILETETSESGIDKEKVERSSNFTDENSLSNGIQETSPDQGQTLPILKKIIDLSTKVQELKKEYSVLSDQVKLTTDSFPGLEVLNTLGLLSTEYELLKKKYVEESSERKRLYNEVIELKGNIRVFCRCRPLNQTEITNGCAPVVEFDSTQDNELQVVCSDSAKKQFKFDHIFRPEDNQEVVFAQTKPIATSVLDGYNVCIFAYGQTGTGKTFTMEGTPENRGVNYRTLEELFRISEERGGIIRYGLFVSMLEVYNEKIRDLLVENSNQPAKKLEIKQAAEGTQEVPGLVEARVYGTEDVWELLKSGSRVRSVGSTNANELSSRSHCLLRVTIKGENLINGHCTKSHLWLVDLAGSERVGRTEVEGERLKESQFINKSLSALGDVISALASKTAHIPYRNSKLTHILQSSLGGDCKTLMFVQISPDVADLGETLCSLNFASRVRGIESGPARKQVDFNELFKYKQMAEKLKHDEKETKKLQDNLQSLQLRLSAREHICRNLQEKVRDLENQLAEERKTRLKQEARAFSAASVQPSALPSLKQAGQKSITQKKPPLGPSKLRLPLRRITNFLSQPSPIPPKKTSKTTSIIPASGGGKENITTTTMAATNAKGLMKPRRFSVAVRPPPPPLSSTTTATQVLQPRRRVSIATLRPEPSSQMSTPLHTSTSRFKNDSAMGRQSFVRDPRKARYSRLFSPLPESRSRAAETTPTAMRSSSKFMGSPPTQAGSSKLRHTTVVALQRKALVWSPLKLRSLKNNRKPSLLPSRSSTDIQCNPPHITY, from the exons ATGGAtg TTAAAACCCCCCTAGAGGATTCAATTTCTCGCTCAG aaCATACTCAAGAGATTGAAACCAGCCAAATTCTAGAGACTGAAACTAGCGAATCAGGCATAGATaaag AAAAAGTTGAGAGAAGTTCCAATTTTACGGATGAGAATAGCTTGTCAAATGGAATACAAGAAACTTCTCCAGACCAGGGGCAGACCCTTCctatattgaagaaaataattgatttgagcACCAAAGTGCAG GAACTGAAGAAAGAGTACAGTGTCCTATCTGATCAAGTGAAGCTTACTACAGATTCCTTCCCTGGCCTTGAAGTTCTCAACACTCTTGGGCTTCTCA GTACTGAATATgaacttttaaagaaaaagtatgTTGAAGAATCATCTGAACGCAAGAGGCTCTACAATGAAGTAATTGAGCTTAAAGGCAATATCAGGGTCTTTTGCAGATGTAGACCTTTAAACCAAACTGAAATTACAAATGGGTGTGCTCCTGTTGTTGAATTTGACTCAACTCAAGATAATGAGCTTCAGGTCGTTTGCTCTGATTCTGCAAAAAAACAATTTAAGTTTGACCATATCTTTAGGCCTGAAGACAACCAAG AAGTTGTTTTTGCTCAAACTAAGCCTATCGCAACTTCGGTGTTGGACGGTTATAATGTCTGCATATTTGCCTATGGACAAACCGGAACTGGGAAGACATTTACGATGGAGGGCACACCTGAAAATAGAGGAGTTAACTACAGGACTCTAGAGGAGTTGTTTCGGATTTCTGAAGAGAGAGGTGGAATTATTAGATATGGATTGTTTGTGAGCATGTTAGAAGTTTACAACGAGAAGATACGGGACCTACTGGTTGAAAACTCCAATCAACCAGCAAAGAA GTTGGAGATAAAGCAAGCAGCAGAGGGAACACAGGAAGTCCCAGGACTAGTTGAAGCTCGTGTTTATGGTACCGAGGATGTTTGGGAGCTGCTGAAGTCTGGAAGCCGAGTCAGATCGGTTGGCTCCACCAATGCTAATGAGCTCAGCAGTCGTTCTCACTG CTTGTTAAGAGTGACGATTAAAGgggaaaatttaataaatggaCACTGCACAAAAAGTCATCTTTGGCTGGTAGACTTGGCTGGTAGTGAGCGTGTGGGGAGAACTGAAGTTGAAGGTGAAAGATTGAAGGAATCTCAGTTCATTAACAAATCTCTCTCAGCGCTTGGTGATGTTATTTCTGCCCTTGCATCAAAAACGGCTCACATTCCTtacag GAACTCCAAGCTTACTCATATTCTGCAGAGCTCTCTAG GGGGAGATTGCAAGACCCTGATGTTTGTCCAGATCAGCCCTGATGTAGCTGATCTGGGAGAAACTCTTTGTTCCCTGAATTTTGCCAGCCGAGTCCGAGGAATTGAGAGTGGACCTGCTCGCAAACAGGTGGACTTTAACGAGCTCTTCAAGTACAAGCAAATG GCAGAAAAGCTCAAGCACGATGAGAAGGAGACAAAGAAATTGCAGGATAACTTGCAGTCTTTGCAGTTGAGGCTTTCTGCTAGAGAACATATCTGCAGGAATCTTCAAGAGAAG GTTCGAGACCTTGAGAACCAACTGGCAGAGGAAAGGAAAACCCGACTAAAGCAGGAAGCTAGAGCTTTTTCTGCCGCTTCTGTTCAGCCCTCAGCGTTGCCATCTTTAAAACAAGCAGGACAGAAGTCTATCACACAGAAAAAGCCACCCTTGGGGCCTTCAAAGCTGAGGTTGCCACTTCGAAGAATTACCAATTTCCTGTCGCAGCCATCTCCCATACCGCCTAAAAAGACCAGCAAAACCACTTCTATCATCCCAGCGTCAGGAGGAGGCAAAGAAAACATTACTACAACAACAATGGCAGCAACGAACGCCAAAGGCCTTATGAAACCGAGACGGTTCTCTGTTGCCGTGagaccacctcctcctcctctttcatcaacaacaacagcaactcAGGTTCTTCAGCCTAGGAGACGAGTCTCCATTGCCACCCTCCGCCCAGAACCCAGCTCTCAGATGTCAACGCCACTCCACACCTCCACCTCGCGATTTAAAAATGATAGCGCAATGGGCCGGCAGTCATTTGTGAGGGACCCACGGAAGGCAAGGTATTCAAGGTTGTTTTCTCCATTGCCAGAGTCGAGGAGTAGGGCAGCAGAGACAACACCAACCGCCATGAGGAGCAGCAGCAAGTTCATGGGAAGTCCCCCAACACAGGCCGGTTCATCCAAATTGAGACATACAACAGTTGTTGCACTACAACGGAAGGCATTAGTGTGGAGTCCGCTCAAGTTGAGAAGCTTGAAGAATAACAGGAAGCCCTCATTGTTGCCTTCTCGATCCTCCACTGATATTCAATGTAATCCTCCACACATTACATACTGA
- the LOC121261370 gene encoding kinesin-like protein KIN-14S isoform X4: MDDRTVETPSENCNFFASSYDLNPSLPSASVKTPLEDSISRSEHTQEIETSQILETETSESGIDKETSPDQGQTLPILKKIIDLSTKVQELKKEYSVLSDQVKLTTDSFPGLEVLNTLGLLSTEYELLKKKYVEESSERKRLYNEVIELKGNIRVFCRCRPLNQTEITNGCAPVVEFDSTQDNELQVVCSDSAKKQFKFDHIFRPEDNQEVVFAQTKPIATSVLDGYNVCIFAYGQTGTGKTFTMEGTPENRGVNYRTLEELFRISEERGGIIRYGLFVSMLEVYNEKIRDLLVENSNQPAKKLEIKQAAEGTQEVPGLVEARVYGTEDVWELLKSGSRVRSVGSTNANELSSRSHCLLRVTIKGENLINGHCTKSHLWLVDLAGSERVGRTEVEGERLKESQFINKSLSALGDVISALASKTAHIPYRNSKLTHILQSSLGGDCKTLMFVQISPDVADLGETLCSLNFASRVRGIESGPARKQVDFNELFKYKQMAEKLKHDEKETKKLQDNLQSLQLRLSAREHICRNLQEKVRDLENQLAEERKTRLKQEARAFSAASVQPSALPSLKQAGQKSITQKKPPLGPSKLRLPLRRITNFLSQPSPIPPKKTSKTTSIIPASGGGKENITTTTMAATNAKGLMKPRRFSVAVRPPPPPLSSTTTATQVLQPRRRVSIATLRPEPSSQMSTPLHTSTSRFKNDSAMGRQSFVRDPRKARYSRLFSPLPESRSRAAETTPTAMRSSSKFMGSPPTQAGSSKLRHTTVVALQRKALVWSPLKLRSLKNNRKPSLLPSRSSTDIQCNPPHITY, encoded by the exons ATGGAtg ATCGAACCGTGGAAACTCCTTCAGAGAACTGTAATTTCTTCGCTTCTAGTTATGATTTGAATCCTTCGTTGCCATCTGCTTCAG TTAAAACCCCCCTAGAGGATTCAATTTCTCGCTCAG aaCATACTCAAGAGATTGAAACCAGCCAAATTCTAGAGACTGAAACTAGCGAATCAGGCATAGATaaag AAACTTCTCCAGACCAGGGGCAGACCCTTCctatattgaagaaaataattgatttgagcACCAAAGTGCAG GAACTGAAGAAAGAGTACAGTGTCCTATCTGATCAAGTGAAGCTTACTACAGATTCCTTCCCTGGCCTTGAAGTTCTCAACACTCTTGGGCTTCTCA GTACTGAATATgaacttttaaagaaaaagtatgTTGAAGAATCATCTGAACGCAAGAGGCTCTACAATGAAGTAATTGAGCTTAAAGGCAATATCAGGGTCTTTTGCAGATGTAGACCTTTAAACCAAACTGAAATTACAAATGGGTGTGCTCCTGTTGTTGAATTTGACTCAACTCAAGATAATGAGCTTCAGGTCGTTTGCTCTGATTCTGCAAAAAAACAATTTAAGTTTGACCATATCTTTAGGCCTGAAGACAACCAAG AAGTTGTTTTTGCTCAAACTAAGCCTATCGCAACTTCGGTGTTGGACGGTTATAATGTCTGCATATTTGCCTATGGACAAACCGGAACTGGGAAGACATTTACGATGGAGGGCACACCTGAAAATAGAGGAGTTAACTACAGGACTCTAGAGGAGTTGTTTCGGATTTCTGAAGAGAGAGGTGGAATTATTAGATATGGATTGTTTGTGAGCATGTTAGAAGTTTACAACGAGAAGATACGGGACCTACTGGTTGAAAACTCCAATCAACCAGCAAAGAA GTTGGAGATAAAGCAAGCAGCAGAGGGAACACAGGAAGTCCCAGGACTAGTTGAAGCTCGTGTTTATGGTACCGAGGATGTTTGGGAGCTGCTGAAGTCTGGAAGCCGAGTCAGATCGGTTGGCTCCACCAATGCTAATGAGCTCAGCAGTCGTTCTCACTG CTTGTTAAGAGTGACGATTAAAGgggaaaatttaataaatggaCACTGCACAAAAAGTCATCTTTGGCTGGTAGACTTGGCTGGTAGTGAGCGTGTGGGGAGAACTGAAGTTGAAGGTGAAAGATTGAAGGAATCTCAGTTCATTAACAAATCTCTCTCAGCGCTTGGTGATGTTATTTCTGCCCTTGCATCAAAAACGGCTCACATTCCTtacag GAACTCCAAGCTTACTCATATTCTGCAGAGCTCTCTAG GGGGAGATTGCAAGACCCTGATGTTTGTCCAGATCAGCCCTGATGTAGCTGATCTGGGAGAAACTCTTTGTTCCCTGAATTTTGCCAGCCGAGTCCGAGGAATTGAGAGTGGACCTGCTCGCAAACAGGTGGACTTTAACGAGCTCTTCAAGTACAAGCAAATG GCAGAAAAGCTCAAGCACGATGAGAAGGAGACAAAGAAATTGCAGGATAACTTGCAGTCTTTGCAGTTGAGGCTTTCTGCTAGAGAACATATCTGCAGGAATCTTCAAGAGAAG GTTCGAGACCTTGAGAACCAACTGGCAGAGGAAAGGAAAACCCGACTAAAGCAGGAAGCTAGAGCTTTTTCTGCCGCTTCTGTTCAGCCCTCAGCGTTGCCATCTTTAAAACAAGCAGGACAGAAGTCTATCACACAGAAAAAGCCACCCTTGGGGCCTTCAAAGCTGAGGTTGCCACTTCGAAGAATTACCAATTTCCTGTCGCAGCCATCTCCCATACCGCCTAAAAAGACCAGCAAAACCACTTCTATCATCCCAGCGTCAGGAGGAGGCAAAGAAAACATTACTACAACAACAATGGCAGCAACGAACGCCAAAGGCCTTATGAAACCGAGACGGTTCTCTGTTGCCGTGagaccacctcctcctcctctttcatcaacaacaacagcaactcAGGTTCTTCAGCCTAGGAGACGAGTCTCCATTGCCACCCTCCGCCCAGAACCCAGCTCTCAGATGTCAACGCCACTCCACACCTCCACCTCGCGATTTAAAAATGATAGCGCAATGGGCCGGCAGTCATTTGTGAGGGACCCACGGAAGGCAAGGTATTCAAGGTTGTTTTCTCCATTGCCAGAGTCGAGGAGTAGGGCAGCAGAGACAACACCAACCGCCATGAGGAGCAGCAGCAAGTTCATGGGAAGTCCCCCAACACAGGCCGGTTCATCCAAATTGAGACATACAACAGTTGTTGCACTACAACGGAAGGCATTAGTGTGGAGTCCGCTCAAGTTGAGAAGCTTGAAGAATAACAGGAAGCCCTCATTGTTGCCTTCTCGATCCTCCACTGATATTCAATGTAATCCTCCACACATTACATACTGA
- the LOC121261370 gene encoding kinesin-like protein KIN-14S isoform X1 produces MDDRTVETPSENCNFFASSYDLNPSLPSASVKTPLEDSISRSEHTQEIETSQILETETSESGIDKEKVERSSNFTDENSLSNGIQETSPDQGQTLPILKKIIDLSTKVQELKKEYSVLSDQVKLTTDSFPGLEVLNTLGLLSTEYELLKKKYVEESSERKRLYNEVIELKGNIRVFCRCRPLNQTEITNGCAPVVEFDSTQDNELQVVCSDSAKKQFKFDHIFRPEDNQEVVFAQTKPIATSVLDGYNVCIFAYGQTGTGKTFTMEGTPENRGVNYRTLEELFRISEERGGIIRYGLFVSMLEVYNEKIRDLLVENSNQPAKKLEIKQAAEGTQEVPGLVEARVYGTEDVWELLKSGSRVRSVGSTNANELSSRSHCLLRVTIKGENLINGHCTKSHLWLVDLAGSERVGRTEVEGERLKESQFINKSLSALGDVISALASKTAHIPYRNSKLTHILQSSLGGDCKTLMFVQISPDVADLGETLCSLNFASRVRGIESGPARKQVDFNELFKYKQMAEKLKHDEKETKKLQDNLQSLQLRLSAREHICRNLQEKVRDLENQLAEERKTRLKQEARAFSAASVQPSALPSLKQAGQKSITQKKPPLGPSKLRLPLRRITNFLSQPSPIPPKKTSKTTSIIPASGGGKENITTTTMAATNAKGLMKPRRFSVAVRPPPPPLSSTTTATQVLQPRRRVSIATLRPEPSSQMSTPLHTSTSRFKNDSAMGRQSFVRDPRKARYSRLFSPLPESRSRAAETTPTAMRSSSKFMGSPPTQAGSSKLRHTTVVALQRKALVWSPLKLRSLKNNRKPSLLPSRSSTDIQCNPPHITY; encoded by the exons ATGGAtg ATCGAACCGTGGAAACTCCTTCAGAGAACTGTAATTTCTTCGCTTCTAGTTATGATTTGAATCCTTCGTTGCCATCTGCTTCAG TTAAAACCCCCCTAGAGGATTCAATTTCTCGCTCAG aaCATACTCAAGAGATTGAAACCAGCCAAATTCTAGAGACTGAAACTAGCGAATCAGGCATAGATaaag AAAAAGTTGAGAGAAGTTCCAATTTTACGGATGAGAATAGCTTGTCAAATGGAATACAAGAAACTTCTCCAGACCAGGGGCAGACCCTTCctatattgaagaaaataattgatttgagcACCAAAGTGCAG GAACTGAAGAAAGAGTACAGTGTCCTATCTGATCAAGTGAAGCTTACTACAGATTCCTTCCCTGGCCTTGAAGTTCTCAACACTCTTGGGCTTCTCA GTACTGAATATgaacttttaaagaaaaagtatgTTGAAGAATCATCTGAACGCAAGAGGCTCTACAATGAAGTAATTGAGCTTAAAGGCAATATCAGGGTCTTTTGCAGATGTAGACCTTTAAACCAAACTGAAATTACAAATGGGTGTGCTCCTGTTGTTGAATTTGACTCAACTCAAGATAATGAGCTTCAGGTCGTTTGCTCTGATTCTGCAAAAAAACAATTTAAGTTTGACCATATCTTTAGGCCTGAAGACAACCAAG AAGTTGTTTTTGCTCAAACTAAGCCTATCGCAACTTCGGTGTTGGACGGTTATAATGTCTGCATATTTGCCTATGGACAAACCGGAACTGGGAAGACATTTACGATGGAGGGCACACCTGAAAATAGAGGAGTTAACTACAGGACTCTAGAGGAGTTGTTTCGGATTTCTGAAGAGAGAGGTGGAATTATTAGATATGGATTGTTTGTGAGCATGTTAGAAGTTTACAACGAGAAGATACGGGACCTACTGGTTGAAAACTCCAATCAACCAGCAAAGAA GTTGGAGATAAAGCAAGCAGCAGAGGGAACACAGGAAGTCCCAGGACTAGTTGAAGCTCGTGTTTATGGTACCGAGGATGTTTGGGAGCTGCTGAAGTCTGGAAGCCGAGTCAGATCGGTTGGCTCCACCAATGCTAATGAGCTCAGCAGTCGTTCTCACTG CTTGTTAAGAGTGACGATTAAAGgggaaaatttaataaatggaCACTGCACAAAAAGTCATCTTTGGCTGGTAGACTTGGCTGGTAGTGAGCGTGTGGGGAGAACTGAAGTTGAAGGTGAAAGATTGAAGGAATCTCAGTTCATTAACAAATCTCTCTCAGCGCTTGGTGATGTTATTTCTGCCCTTGCATCAAAAACGGCTCACATTCCTtacag GAACTCCAAGCTTACTCATATTCTGCAGAGCTCTCTAG GGGGAGATTGCAAGACCCTGATGTTTGTCCAGATCAGCCCTGATGTAGCTGATCTGGGAGAAACTCTTTGTTCCCTGAATTTTGCCAGCCGAGTCCGAGGAATTGAGAGTGGACCTGCTCGCAAACAGGTGGACTTTAACGAGCTCTTCAAGTACAAGCAAATG GCAGAAAAGCTCAAGCACGATGAGAAGGAGACAAAGAAATTGCAGGATAACTTGCAGTCTTTGCAGTTGAGGCTTTCTGCTAGAGAACATATCTGCAGGAATCTTCAAGAGAAG GTTCGAGACCTTGAGAACCAACTGGCAGAGGAAAGGAAAACCCGACTAAAGCAGGAAGCTAGAGCTTTTTCTGCCGCTTCTGTTCAGCCCTCAGCGTTGCCATCTTTAAAACAAGCAGGACAGAAGTCTATCACACAGAAAAAGCCACCCTTGGGGCCTTCAAAGCTGAGGTTGCCACTTCGAAGAATTACCAATTTCCTGTCGCAGCCATCTCCCATACCGCCTAAAAAGACCAGCAAAACCACTTCTATCATCCCAGCGTCAGGAGGAGGCAAAGAAAACATTACTACAACAACAATGGCAGCAACGAACGCCAAAGGCCTTATGAAACCGAGACGGTTCTCTGTTGCCGTGagaccacctcctcctcctctttcatcaacaacaacagcaactcAGGTTCTTCAGCCTAGGAGACGAGTCTCCATTGCCACCCTCCGCCCAGAACCCAGCTCTCAGATGTCAACGCCACTCCACACCTCCACCTCGCGATTTAAAAATGATAGCGCAATGGGCCGGCAGTCATTTGTGAGGGACCCACGGAAGGCAAGGTATTCAAGGTTGTTTTCTCCATTGCCAGAGTCGAGGAGTAGGGCAGCAGAGACAACACCAACCGCCATGAGGAGCAGCAGCAAGTTCATGGGAAGTCCCCCAACACAGGCCGGTTCATCCAAATTGAGACATACAACAGTTGTTGCACTACAACGGAAGGCATTAGTGTGGAGTCCGCTCAAGTTGAGAAGCTTGAAGAATAACAGGAAGCCCTCATTGTTGCCTTCTCGATCCTCCACTGATATTCAATGTAATCCTCCACACATTACATACTGA
- the LOC121261370 gene encoding kinesin-like protein KIN-14S isoform X8, whose product MDVKTPLEDSISRSEHTQEIETSQILETETSESGIDKETSPDQGQTLPILKKIIDLSTKVQELKKEYSVLSDQVKLTTDSFPGLEVLNTLGLLSTEYELLKKKYVEESSERKRLYNEVIELKGNIRVFCRCRPLNQTEITNGCAPVVEFDSTQDNELQVVCSDSAKKQFKFDHIFRPEDNQEVVFAQTKPIATSVLDGYNVCIFAYGQTGTGKTFTMEGTPENRGVNYRTLEELFRISEERGGIIRYGLFVSMLEVYNEKIRDLLVENSNQPAKKLEIKQAAEGTQEVPGLVEARVYGTEDVWELLKSGSRVRSVGSTNANELSSRSHCLLRVTIKGENLINGHCTKSHLWLVDLAGSERVGRTEVEGERLKESQFINKSLSALGDVISALASKTAHIPYRNSKLTHILQSSLGGDCKTLMFVQISPDVADLGETLCSLNFASRVRGIESGPARKQVDFNELFKYKQMAEKLKHDEKETKKLQDNLQSLQLRLSAREHICRNLQEKVRDLENQLAEERKTRLKQEARAFSAASVQPSALPSLKQAGQKSITQKKPPLGPSKLRLPLRRITNFLSQPSPIPPKKTSKTTSIIPASGGGKENITTTTMAATNAKGLMKPRRFSVAVRPPPPPLSSTTTATQVLQPRRRVSIATLRPEPSSQMSTPLHTSTSRFKNDSAMGRQSFVRDPRKARYSRLFSPLPESRSRAAETTPTAMRSSSKFMGSPPTQAGSSKLRHTTVVALQRKALVWSPLKLRSLKNNRKPSLLPSRSSTDIQCNPPHITY is encoded by the exons ATGGAtg TTAAAACCCCCCTAGAGGATTCAATTTCTCGCTCAG aaCATACTCAAGAGATTGAAACCAGCCAAATTCTAGAGACTGAAACTAGCGAATCAGGCATAGATaaag AAACTTCTCCAGACCAGGGGCAGACCCTTCctatattgaagaaaataattgatttgagcACCAAAGTGCAG GAACTGAAGAAAGAGTACAGTGTCCTATCTGATCAAGTGAAGCTTACTACAGATTCCTTCCCTGGCCTTGAAGTTCTCAACACTCTTGGGCTTCTCA GTACTGAATATgaacttttaaagaaaaagtatgTTGAAGAATCATCTGAACGCAAGAGGCTCTACAATGAAGTAATTGAGCTTAAAGGCAATATCAGGGTCTTTTGCAGATGTAGACCTTTAAACCAAACTGAAATTACAAATGGGTGTGCTCCTGTTGTTGAATTTGACTCAACTCAAGATAATGAGCTTCAGGTCGTTTGCTCTGATTCTGCAAAAAAACAATTTAAGTTTGACCATATCTTTAGGCCTGAAGACAACCAAG AAGTTGTTTTTGCTCAAACTAAGCCTATCGCAACTTCGGTGTTGGACGGTTATAATGTCTGCATATTTGCCTATGGACAAACCGGAACTGGGAAGACATTTACGATGGAGGGCACACCTGAAAATAGAGGAGTTAACTACAGGACTCTAGAGGAGTTGTTTCGGATTTCTGAAGAGAGAGGTGGAATTATTAGATATGGATTGTTTGTGAGCATGTTAGAAGTTTACAACGAGAAGATACGGGACCTACTGGTTGAAAACTCCAATCAACCAGCAAAGAA GTTGGAGATAAAGCAAGCAGCAGAGGGAACACAGGAAGTCCCAGGACTAGTTGAAGCTCGTGTTTATGGTACCGAGGATGTTTGGGAGCTGCTGAAGTCTGGAAGCCGAGTCAGATCGGTTGGCTCCACCAATGCTAATGAGCTCAGCAGTCGTTCTCACTG CTTGTTAAGAGTGACGATTAAAGgggaaaatttaataaatggaCACTGCACAAAAAGTCATCTTTGGCTGGTAGACTTGGCTGGTAGTGAGCGTGTGGGGAGAACTGAAGTTGAAGGTGAAAGATTGAAGGAATCTCAGTTCATTAACAAATCTCTCTCAGCGCTTGGTGATGTTATTTCTGCCCTTGCATCAAAAACGGCTCACATTCCTtacag GAACTCCAAGCTTACTCATATTCTGCAGAGCTCTCTAG GGGGAGATTGCAAGACCCTGATGTTTGTCCAGATCAGCCCTGATGTAGCTGATCTGGGAGAAACTCTTTGTTCCCTGAATTTTGCCAGCCGAGTCCGAGGAATTGAGAGTGGACCTGCTCGCAAACAGGTGGACTTTAACGAGCTCTTCAAGTACAAGCAAATG GCAGAAAAGCTCAAGCACGATGAGAAGGAGACAAAGAAATTGCAGGATAACTTGCAGTCTTTGCAGTTGAGGCTTTCTGCTAGAGAACATATCTGCAGGAATCTTCAAGAGAAG GTTCGAGACCTTGAGAACCAACTGGCAGAGGAAAGGAAAACCCGACTAAAGCAGGAAGCTAGAGCTTTTTCTGCCGCTTCTGTTCAGCCCTCAGCGTTGCCATCTTTAAAACAAGCAGGACAGAAGTCTATCACACAGAAAAAGCCACCCTTGGGGCCTTCAAAGCTGAGGTTGCCACTTCGAAGAATTACCAATTTCCTGTCGCAGCCATCTCCCATACCGCCTAAAAAGACCAGCAAAACCACTTCTATCATCCCAGCGTCAGGAGGAGGCAAAGAAAACATTACTACAACAACAATGGCAGCAACGAACGCCAAAGGCCTTATGAAACCGAGACGGTTCTCTGTTGCCGTGagaccacctcctcctcctctttcatcaacaacaacagcaactcAGGTTCTTCAGCCTAGGAGACGAGTCTCCATTGCCACCCTCCGCCCAGAACCCAGCTCTCAGATGTCAACGCCACTCCACACCTCCACCTCGCGATTTAAAAATGATAGCGCAATGGGCCGGCAGTCATTTGTGAGGGACCCACGGAAGGCAAGGTATTCAAGGTTGTTTTCTCCATTGCCAGAGTCGAGGAGTAGGGCAGCAGAGACAACACCAACCGCCATGAGGAGCAGCAGCAAGTTCATGGGAAGTCCCCCAACACAGGCCGGTTCATCCAAATTGAGACATACAACAGTTGTTGCACTACAACGGAAGGCATTAGTGTGGAGTCCGCTCAAGTTGAGAAGCTTGAAGAATAACAGGAAGCCCTCATTGTTGCCTTCTCGATCCTCCACTGATATTCAATGTAATCCTCCACACATTACATACTGA